A single region of the Pseudalkalibacillus berkeleyi genome encodes:
- a CDS encoding efflux RND transporter periplasmic adaptor subunit — MKIHMLSLFLLLLLLSACAEEKITSDNASSNAIPVETDTVKKETFTNRIEIVGKAIPSEQVPITSSVPAEITQISVENGDTVQEGDLIMTLDDSQIRQQLNQAQSAVTALENSRNQLNNTIQEQRSTQAEINNVIDDTIKQLEEIEIPDQIEADIPIGNVNSFLKQLKQLSNSNTSITSSALPLIDSQLVQARKGVQEAKNALQATKITSPITGTINQLNASEGMPAIPGNPLAIVSSESNLNAVFPINAFQIKSIKKGMDIRLTFEEIKDPFNTTIKTITDKPNKETNTYTLTVPLKPFKKTIKSESIVTGTINIQSAPEAITVSNNALLFEGNQTYVFLVEDGRAIKQPITLKVQGNTVSQISKGLSVNDVVVTEGKYQLTNRSKISTKK; from the coding sequence AACTGATACAGTTAAGAAAGAAACCTTTACAAACAGAATCGAAATAGTTGGAAAAGCAATACCTTCTGAACAAGTCCCTATTACATCTTCTGTTCCTGCAGAAATCACTCAGATTTCGGTTGAGAATGGAGATACTGTTCAAGAAGGCGATCTAATCATGACATTAGATGATTCCCAAATCAGGCAACAGCTTAATCAAGCTCAATCTGCAGTAACTGCACTTGAAAATTCACGGAATCAGTTAAATAACACAATACAGGAGCAACGGTCGACTCAAGCTGAAATCAACAACGTGATTGATGATACTATAAAACAACTAGAAGAAATTGAAATACCTGATCAGATTGAAGCTGACATTCCAATTGGAAATGTGAATAGCTTTCTAAAACAACTAAAACAGTTATCTAATTCTAATACATCTATTACATCGAGTGCACTTCCACTGATCGACAGTCAACTGGTACAAGCACGCAAAGGTGTACAGGAAGCCAAGAATGCGTTACAAGCAACAAAAATAACGTCCCCTATAACTGGAACCATTAATCAACTAAATGCGAGTGAAGGCATGCCAGCAATCCCAGGTAATCCATTGGCGATTGTCTCAAGTGAATCCAACCTGAACGCAGTATTTCCAATCAATGCTTTCCAAATTAAATCCATCAAGAAAGGAATGGATATTCGATTAACATTTGAAGAGATCAAAGATCCCTTTAACACTACCATTAAGACAATTACCGACAAACCAAACAAAGAAACAAATACGTATACACTTACAGTCCCTCTTAAACCTTTCAAGAAAACGATTAAATCTGAATCAATCGTAACTGGGACGATCAATATTCAATCCGCACCTGAAGCAATAACGGTTTCGAATAACGCCCTCCTTTTTGAAGGTAATCAAACATATGTATTCCTTGTTGAAGATGGGCGAGCAATCAAACAGCCAATCACACTCAAAGTACAAGGAAATACAGTTAGCCAAATATCAAAAGGTTTATCAGTAAATGATGTTGTCGTGACAGAAGGCAAATATCAATTAACAAATCGTTCGAAAATCAGCACGAAAAAGTGA